The genomic region CTACAGTAAAGCTCCATGGGGTCTTTCCGTCCTGTCGCGGGTAACCCGCATCTTCACGGGTATTATAATTTCACCGAGTCTCTCGTTGAGACAGTGCCCAAATCATTACGCCTTTCGTGCGGGTCGGAACTTACCCGACAAGGAATTTCGCTACCTTAGGACCGTTATAGTTACGGCCGCCGTTTACTGGGGCTTCAATTCTGGGCTTCGCTTGCGCTAACTCATCCTCTTAACCTTCCAGCACCGGGCAGGCGTCAGCCCCTATACGTCATCTTACGATTTTGCAGAGACCTGTGTTTTTGATAAACAGTTGTTTGGGCCTATTCACTGCGGCTGACCTGACGGTCAGCACCCCTTCTCCCGAAGTTACGGGGTCATTTTGCCGAGTTCCTTAACGAGAGTTCACTCGCTCACCTTAGGATATTCTCCTCGACCACCTGTGTCGGTTTACGGTACGGGTAGTTTATTTCTCACTAGAAGCTTTTCTTGGCAGTGTAACATCAGGAACTTCGCTACTTAATTTCGCTCCCCATCACAACTTGTCCTTAAAGAATCAAGCATTTCACTCAACTCAAGACTTATTGCTTGGACACACATTTCCAGTCGTGTGCATTCCTTAGCTTCCTGCGTCCCTCCATCATTCAAACAAAATAAACTAGTACAGGAATATCAACCTGTTATCCATCGACTACGCCTCTCGGCCTCGCCTTAGGTCCCGACTAACCCTGGGAGGACGAGCCTTCCCCAGGAAACCTTAGTCATACGGTGGATCAGATTCTCACTGATCTTTCGCTACTCATGCCGGCATTCTCACTTCTAAGCGCTCCACTAGTCCTTACGATCTAGCTTCATCGCCCTTAGAACGCTCTCCTACCGCGGACACTTACGTGTCCACCCACAGTTTCGGTATTATGTTTAGCCCCGGTACATTTTCGGCGCAGCGGCACTCGACTAGTGAGCTATTACGCACTCTTTAAATGGTGGCTGCTTCTGAGCCAACATCCTAGTTGTCTGTGCACCGCCACATCCTTTTCCACTTAACATAAATTTTGGGACCTTAACTGGTGATCTGGGCTGTTTCCCTTTCGACTACGGATCTTATCACTCGCAGTCTGACTCCCGGAACTAAATCAATGGTATTCGGAGTTTATCTGAATTCAGTAACCCATGACGGGCCCCTAGTCCAAACAGTGCTCTACCTCCATGATCCAATATTCCGAGGCTAGCCCTAAAGCTATTTCGGAGAGAACCAGCTATCTCCAAGTTCGATTGGAATTTCACCGCTACCCACACCTCATCCCCGCCATTTTCAACTGACGTGGGTTCGGTCCTCCAGTGTGTTTTACCACACCTTCAACCTGGACATGGGTAGGTCACTTGGTTTCGGGTCTACATCTATATACTCACTCGCCCATTTCAGACTCGCTTTCGCTACGGCTCCAGCTTTTCACTTTAACCTCGCATATAAACGTAACTCGCCGGTTCATTCTACAAAAGGCACGCCATCACTCATTAACGAGCTTTGACTAATTGTAGGCACATGGTTTCAGGATCTATTTCACTCCCCTTCCGGGGTGCTTTTCACCTTTCCCTCACGGTACTGGTTCACTATCGGTCACTAGGGAGTATTTAGCCTTGGGAGATGGTCCTCCCGGATTCCGACGGAATTTCACGTGTTCCGCCGTACTCAGGATCCAGAACGGAGGTCAAGTTGTTTAATCTACGTGGTTATCACACTCTTTGACTCAGCTTCCCAGCTGATTCGATTACAACTTAACTTGGTAACTCCAAAGTTCTGTCCTACAACCCCAAGAAGCAAGCTTCTTGGTTTGGGCTCTTCCCCGTTCGCTCGCCGCTACTTAGGGAATCGATTTTTCTTTCTCTTCCTGAAGGTACTTAGATGTTTCAGTTCCCCTCGTCTACCTTCATTAAGCTATGTATTCACTTAATGATAATACTCGATTAAAAGTATTGGGTTCCCCCATTCGGAAATCTCCGGATCAAAGCTTACTTACAGCTCCCCGAAGCATATCGGTGTTAGTACCGTCCTTCATCGGCTCCTAGTGCCAAGGCATCCACCATGCGCCCTTTATAACTTAACCTATCTTTACCTACGGTAAAGGGTTATTATTTGAGTTTAGCGATATGAACTAATTCATATTTCTATTATTAAAAAACTCTTTAAAACGCAATGTTTTTCTCGGCTTTTAAAACTAATATATTACTTATTATCCAGTTTTCAAAGAACAAAGTTACGATGACTATTGTCATCAATGGAGGATAACGGGATCGAACCGATGACCTCCTGCGTGCAAAGCAGGCGCTCTCCCAGCTGAGCTAATCCCCCATAATGAAACTATTAAATTGGTACAATGGGCCTAAATGGACTCGAACCATCGACCTCACGCTTATCAGGCGTGCGCTCTAACCAGCTGAGCTATAGGCCCAAAAACGTCCTTAATGATGAGAGTAGACCTCTCAAAACTAAACAAAGTTTTGATTTCGCAAATGTACAAGGTTTTCCGTATTATTCCTTAGAAAGGAGGTGATCCAGCCGCAGGTTCTCCTACGGCTACCTTGTTACGACTTCACCCTAATCATCTGTCCCACCTTAGACGGCTGGCTCCCCGAAGGGTTACCTCACCGGCTTTGGGTGTTACAAACTCTCATGGTGTGACGGGCGGTGTGTACAAGGCCCGGGAACGTATTCACCGCGGCATGCTGATCCGCGATTACTAGCGATTCCGGCTTCATGTAGGCGAGTTGCAGCCTACAATCCGAACTGAGAATGGTTTTAAGAGATTAGCTAAACCTCGCGGTCTCGCAACTCGTTGTACCATCCATTGTAGCACGTGTGTAGCCCAGGTCATAAGGGGCATGATGATTTGACGTCGTCCCCACCTTCCTCCGGTTTGTCACCGGCAGTCTCACTAGAGTGCCCAACTAAATGCTGGCAACTAGTAATAAGGGTTGCGCTCGTTGCGGGACTTAACCCAACATCTCACGACACGAGCTGACGACAACCATGCACCACCTGTCACTTTGTCCCCGAAGGGAAAGCTCTATCTCTAGAGTGGTCAAAGGATGTCAAGACCTGGTAAGGTTCTTCGCGTTGCTTCGAATTAAACCACATGCTCCACCGCTTGTGCGGGCCCCCGTCAATTCCTTTGAGTTTCAACCTTGCGGTCGTACTCCCCAGGCGGAGTGCTTAATGCGTTAGCTGCGGCACTGAAGGGCGGAAACCCTCCAACACCTAGCACTCATCGTTTACGGCATGGACTACCAGGGTATCTAATCCTGTTTGCTACCCATGCTTTCGAGCCTCAGCGTCAGTTACAGACCAGACAGCCGCCTTCGCCACTGGTGTTCTTCCATATATCTACGCATTTCACCGCTACACATGGAGTTCCACTGTCCTCTTCTGCACTCAAGTTTCCCAGTTTCCGATGCACTTCTTCGGTTGAGCCGAAGGCTTTCACATCAGACTTAAGAAACCGCCTGCGCTCGCTTTACGCCCAATAAATCCGGACAACGCTTGCCACCTACGTATTACCGCGGCTGCTGGCACGTAGTTAGCCGTGGCTTTCTGGTTGGATACCGTCACTACCTGATCAGTTACTATCAGATACATTCTTCTCCAACAACAGAGTTTTACGATCCGAAAACCTTCTTCACTCACGCGGCGTTGCTCCATCAGACTTTCGTCCATTGTGGAAGATTCCCTACTGCTGCCTCCCGTAGGAGTCTGGGCCGTGTCTCAGTCCCAGTGTGGCCGATTACCCTCTCAGGTCGGCTATGCATCACGGTCTTGGTGAGCCTTTACCTCACCAACTAACTAATGCACCGCGGGTCCATCCTAAAGTGATAGCCGAAACCATCTTTCAACCCTACACCATGCGGTGTTAGGTTTTATGCGGTATTAGCATCTGTTTCCAAATGTTATCCCCCACTTTAGGGCAGGTTACCCACGTGTTACTCACCCGTCCGCCACTCACTCAAATGTTTATCAATCAGGAGCAAGCTCCTTCAATCTAAACGAGAGTGCGTTCGACTTGCATGTATTAGGCACGCCGCCAGCGTTCGTCCTGAGCCAGGATCAAACTCTCGATTAAAAGTTTGTAGCTCTTGTTTTGTTACTTAATTTATTTGCTAGCGAAATTGACTTCGCAAATATGTTGTGCCCCGAAGGGCGACCCTACACATTTGGTTTATCAAAACTTTGTTCAGTTTTCAAAGATCTACTGTGTTGAAACAGCTTAATTAATATATCATCTTTCGTACTAACTTGTCAAGAACTTTTTTTAAATATTTTTTGAATAAATATTCAAAACTTTTAAATTCGATGACGTCGTTTTTGATGATTATCAATTGCCTCGCTGACAACATAGACTACTATACCAACATTCCAATATATCGTCAAGCATTTATTTACATTTTTTTGAATAAAAATGTAAAAAGTTATAAAAACGGACATTTTTGAATAGATATGCAGTGATTGTCCGAATTAATTTAGGTGTGGAACGCCTGTTACTTCCAGTTTATCAAGCAATTCCGTGATTTCACTAGGATTTGCGAACTGATAGCCCGATTCTGCAATTATTTGCAATTGTTCGTCATAGAATTCGGCCGGATGTTCACTCCATTGAAAGACAAAAAACGAAACATTCTCACCTTCAAGGTTAATATTAGCTAAATTAATCAATCTTAGCTCATTAACATCAATTTTAATCGTCGCTTTAATGGCATTTAAAACTGCAGCTAATGGTGTTTGATCCGAATTTTTATGTGTTGATAACATTTTATAATCCGTATCGGCTTGTTTTTGCACTAAAAAATCATATTGACCTTGCTTTGTCTTGTACATGATTGTTCCTGCTACTTTAGCACTCATCTATTTACCCCTTTGGTTTAATTCTTCAATTGCCGCTTTAGTCCATCCCGGTAATCGCTCCGCAATCGGTGCAAAACCTGTTTGAATCCGACGGTTAGTCCAGTAATGCTTCTTTGCTCGTTGTGGTAGTAGATCCTGTGCCTTATGAAGTGCACGTAATGACAAACTAATCTTATGCGTGTATTCATCAACATCTAACACTAATACCTCTAATTGCTGTCCTACTGTAAATTGCTCGTCTAGCGCCTTCACAAAACCATGACCGCACTCTGAGATATGAATCAAGCCTTGAACTGATTCATCTAATGCCACAAAGACACCATACGGTTGAATTCCTGTTACGGTGCCTGTCACTTTTTGTCCAATTCGATAAACCATATTGTCCTCCAACTTTAATTATCCTATCTATTCTAATCCTTGTCCTTGGTAAAAGGCAAGCCATCTGAAACAACCTACCCTATCTTTATAAAAAACCAATAAAAAATACCCAGTTTACGAATCAACTGGGTATCACGATTATCATTTTTAGTGTTTGATTGAAATGTGATTGATAACCACTGGATCAACAGGTTTGTCTTGCATCCCTGTTTCAACAGCATTAATTTCATTAACAACGTCCATACCACTTAAAACTTGGCCAAAGACAGTATGTTTGTGATCTAACCAAGGTGTACCACCTTTTTCGTAAGCTGCAATCACTTCTTCAGGATAGCCAGCACCAGGCATTTGAGACATCATGCTTGGGTTGATGTGTTCATTAGTCACGATAAAGAATTGGCTACCATTTGTATTAGGACCAGCATTAGCCATCGATAAAGCACCATTTAAGTTGAAAAGTTCTTGGCTAAATTCATCACCAAAAGCTTGGCCCCATAAACTTTCGCCACCCATACCTGTACCTGTAGGATCGCCACCTTGAATCATGAAGTCGTTAATTACTCGATGGAAGACGATACCGTCATAGTAATCTTTTTCAGCTAAGCCGATGAAGTTTTCAACCGTCTTAGGCGCTTGTTCTGGGAATAGCGCAACAGTGAATTCACCATGGTTGGTGTCAAAAGTTGCTGTTGGTCCTGCAAAGTTTTCTAAATCTAATTGTGGAAATGTCATGATAGACCTCCTAAATGTTTTTAATTCACAGTATATAATAGCGAATTAATCTAGAAATTACTATTATTATTTCTTTTTAACATGCTTTCCTAATTTTTTTCTAGTATACTATTTCAGAAGTCTACTATAAGAAGGAAGTTATCCTATGCTTGATCCTAACCATCTTTTTGATATTACCGTAATCGGTGGCGGTCCCGTTGGCATGTTTGCTGCTTACTACGCAGGCATGCGTAAAGCCGATGTGCAAATCATCGAGAGCCTCCCTGAACTAGGCGGCCAAGTCGCAACGCTCTATCCTGAAAAAGAAATCTTCGATGTGGCCGGTTTTAAAGGCATTACTGGTGCTCAGCTCACTGCTAACTTGGCTGAACAATTAGCCGTCTTTGAACCGACAACCCAATTAGAAACATCTGTTAAGGCCATCCTACCCCAAGAAGACGGGACTTACATCTTAGAAACATCTAAAGGAACGACGCATACACGCGGTGTGATTGTTGCCGTCGGAAATGGTGCCTTTACGCCCCGAAAACTAGCCGTTGATTATCAACCTGAATGGGAAAATAACTATATCCACTACTTCGCTAAAGAAATGGCACAGTTTAAAGATCAAACCGTAGCCGTTGCTGGTGGTGGCGATTCTGCGATTGATTGGGCCCTCATGCTCGAAAAAGTCGCCAAACAAGTCTATATCATCCACCGTCGTGATCAGTTCCGGGGTCTGGAAAGCAGTGTCGATGCTTTGATGAACTCTTCTATTCAAATTAAGACACCATTTTTAATTGACGGTCTCACAGAAGTTGATCATCAACTCGCCCTTTCACTCAATAAAATGAAATCAACCGATCAAGAACAACTGGTTGTCGATAAATTACTCGTCAACTACGGTTTTATCTCCGATACACGGATTCTCCGTGATTGGGGCTTAACGCTTGATCACCACCAAGTCAGTGTTAACCAACAAATGGCAACCAACTTACCAAACGTCTATGCGATTGGCGATATTGCCACTTATCCTGGTAAGGTGAAGTTAATTGCGAGCGGCTTTGGTGAAGCACCGGTTGCCGTGACCGAACTTTTAACCAAACTCTACCCTGAAAAGCGCCAACCACTTCACAGTACTTCTATTATGTAATTTAAAAGCGCACCGTCTGATCTCAAACGAGAATCAGGCGGTGCGCTTTTTTAATTATGATTTAGCTTTTCGGCTCTTTAATTGGCTCTTAACCGCGGTGATGACCATTGGAATTAATGAAACGGCAATAATGCCTAAAACGACCAATGAGAAATGTTCCTTCACGACTGCGATGTTTCCGAAGAAGTAGCCGGCCCCACAACAAAGGACTACCCACAAGACACTCCCGATAACATCATAACGGAAGAACTTGCCAAATGACATTTGACTACCACCGGCGACAAATGGGACGAAGGTTCTGATAATTGGCATGAAACGGCCAATGGTAATCGTCTTGCCACCATACTTGTTAAAGAAGACCTGGGCCTCTTCAATCTTTTCGGTATTGATAAACTTCCCGAAGAAACGGCTCTTGGTTGCAGCCATCCCAACTCTTTTACCAATTTGTTCGTTTAAAGAATCCCCCGCAATTGCGGCAACTAAGAATAATGCGGCAAATACCCAGATATTCAAATCATTATCTGTTCGAGCCGCTAAAGCAGCTGCGGCAAATAATAATGAATCCCCCGGTAGAAACGGTAAGATGACTGCCCCGGTTTCTACAAAAATAATCGCAAACAAGATCACATACGTCCAATTGCCAAACTGATTGACAATATTGACCAGATGCGCGTCGATATGTAACACAAAATCAATTAACTGCGTCATGTTGATACTCCTATATTTTCATTTGTCGGTACTCACTTTTCTAGCATACCGAATATTAATCCTAAAACAATCATCATTAGAGCTTCTTAATAAATTTTCAATGACTTCTTTGCCCGCCACAAAATAATCAGAAAAAGACCTTCGAGGATGACAAAAAAGCAGATAAAGCACAGCATAAAATACTGCTCGGGTAACACTAAAATAATGGGATCTAACAGCGGGTCAAACTGCCAGTCGAGGTTGCGAAATAGCAATTCATGAAATAACACGAAAAAGCGATCAAAGCTAACACTGGCAATCAACCCAATTACAATCGGCATAACCAGTGCGACTTGCATCGGTCGAATATAGCGCCATTGCCTCCCCGACTTAAAATCACGCCGCCAGCCTCTAAGTGCCGGCACAATCGTCACCAGGAAAATGACCGCCGTTAATAAGAAGAGGTGTTTAACTTCCTTAAAATGCGCCAAGCCATTTGCTGACATCTTGAAATGTGGCAACACTAGCGATTGTCCACCCGGCAAAACCAAATAACGCATCAAGCGGTTAAACTCGTGCATTAACGTCGCCTGGCTCATCTGCATTTGCGCTGCCAAATGAAGTTGTCGGCTTACCAAGTCATAGCTCAACCAACCGATAACAATCGCCGCTAGAATACTCCCACTAACGATACTGAGATAAAAAACTAGCCAGTTGCCCGTTTTTTTGACGCCGTTTAAACTTCCCATTCAGCTAAACTATTGATAATATGCGTTGGTTGCGCCGTGACTTTTGCCAAATCAGCCGGTGTTGAAACGCCCGTATAAACTAATAAGGTTGCCATTTCAGCATTTAAACCCGCTTTGATGTCTGTATTATAGTTATCGCCGACCATTACCACTTGGTCCTTAGTTAACCCGAATTGTTCGAGTGCCATTTCCATAATAATTTTTTCTGGTTTACCGATATAAAGCGCTGATTGTTGTGTTGCGCGTTCAACTAAGGCAATCACTGAACCTGCACCAGGCACTAAGCCACGTTCATTAGGTAAGTTGGTATCGGCATTCGTCCCAATAAAAAGAGCGCCGCGTTTAATCGCGAGCGTTGCCAATTCAAATTTGTGGTAAGTGACATCGTAGTCTAAGCCAACCACCACGTAGTCTGGATCATATTCGTTAGTTCTAAAACCAGCATCTAATAAAGCTTGTTTCAAACCAATTTCGCCGATGACATACACTGTCTTGCCATTTGCTTGACCGCCATTTAGGTTTAACAAATAACGCGCCGTTGCCAATGATGGGGTGTAAACTTGGTCTTCGGTTGCATGAATATCATGGTTATCTGCTAAATTTTTGATCACCGCTGCGGGTGATTTAGTGGTGTTATTCGTTAAAAACATAAAAGGGATGTTCTTAGCTTGGAGCCGTTCAATAAAATCACGTGCTTCTGGCATCTGTTCGCTACCGCGATAAACTGTCCCGTCTAAATCGATTAAGTAGCCTGCGTAGTTTGTTTTTGTCATTTAGTTACTCACTTTCCAGTTTCCTTTGGGGAATTACTCTCTAATGGTCGAATCTTAAAGTGGCGCTTATTAACGGATTTTTTATTCTCCGTGACCGCTTTTTGCGGCTGTTCTTTAGTCACTTTTTGATTAGGTGTTACTTTACGTTCCGTGAAGCCTTGCTTTTGCCGGCGTTGTTTCTGTGGTCCTCGCCGGCGATTACTACGGCGATTTTCGTTGCGAATCTGTGGTTTACCTTGTCGTTCTAAGACAAAATAGGCACAACCAAAATTACAATATTCATATAGGTAGTCTTGGAGTGTATCAATTAATTGATCCTTATTGGCCCGTCGATTAGTTGATTTGTAGAATCCCTTAAGGCGTAGTTGTTCAAAACCCCAGTCCGCCACAATATAATCGTACTTCGCAAGAACCTCGTTATAGCGTTCGTTTAGCTTTTCAGCATCAAAACCATCGCGATAATTGGCGACCACTTCGTAGGCACACTTATCGATGTCAATCATGGTTTCACTCTTAACAACGACGTGCTGTGGTACTTCCGGTTGTTTAGCCGCTGCAATCATTTCTTTTTCAAGCGCCCGAGTTACCTTCTTAGCAATCTTCGGTTTTGTTTTTGTATCCGCCACGGCGAACCTCCTCTTCCCTTAAACGGGATATTTTTGTGTTAAATAGGTAGCAACTGCATTTCTCAGAAAATCAGGGAACATAATTTCAGTCTCCCCGACAATTTCAATGGTTGGGAAAAACGGAATAAAGAGATAATGATCAACTGTCGTCAACGTATAGCTAGCTTCAGGATCAATCTCCTGACCATGCCAAAAGACGCGGCGTAATGTCATATCCACTGTAATCCCATCATAAACGATGTCTCCAAAGATTTTACCACGGAAACTCATCCCTTTAATCGGGAACTTACGTAAGAATAACCGATTTTTTTCCATTTCTAAGACTAACCGCCATAAATCGTAGCCCTTTAAAGTGACTTTAATCAAATGCATCGGATGCGGTAATTGACTCTGCAGGTCATCTTTGGTGACCAAACCTGCTTCGAGCCCCCCTAAAAATAGGCCGGTGTTCAAAACAGCGGCTTCTGTTTGCGTTGCCGCTTCAATCGCTTTTAACCCGGCCGTCATCATCGGTGACTCTCCAATGGTAGCAATCGGCAGTGCTTCTGGCAAGTCGGCCACCACTTGGGCTGCTAATTGGGCATGCCCTTGTGCTAAATAACCCGCAATTTCAGCCTCATCCGCCGCTTCTTCTGGTAAATCGGCCGTCAAGACAGTGCGGGCTTTCCGGTCAACCGGGCGATGGTTAGCATCGAGTGTTAACGTGATATCGCCAATATAATGACCGTACTTTTCGGCAGCCGTTAATAATGTTTGATTCACCATCAGCCCATCTTTTAAGAGATGATGTGTGTGGGCGCCGCAGATAACGTCGATTTCAGGATAGTGTTCTGCCAACCATTGATCTGTTGTTAAGCCCAGATGTGATAGTAATACTAAGACATCGTACTGCCCTTCAATTTGCGCCAGTAATTGTGGCATTTCTTCACTAATTGTGACAGGATCCCAACCATTAGGTCGATATGTCAAAAAGAATGGCGCCGTTAATCCGACAACCGCAATCCGCGTCCCTTGATCAGTTGTGATAATGCGGTACGGTTGCGCAAATTTAGCGAGGGTGTTTGTGGATTGTTCATAGAGATTTGCTAACAATACGGGGAAATTCGCATGATCGTATAGATGTTCCAACTGTGCATGACTATTGCCAATGCCTTCATTATTACCAATTGTCACACCATCATAACCAATTTGATTCAACAGGGTCGTATTAATCTGGCCGTCTGTTGCTTCAGTTAAAGGGTGACTACGATCCATTGCATCCCCGATATCAAACGTTAAGACCGTTTCACCTTTTTGCCGATAGGCCGCTTGGTGGGCTAACAAGAAGCGGCGCATTCGAGGCCAATTTTCAAAATGCGAGTGTAAGTCGTTCGTGTGTAAGATGTGAATAGTTTCCATTTTGTCATCCTCTTATTTTAATTGCGTTAACGCCTTTTGTTTTGCCGTCAAGATTGCTTCAATCTCCGCTACTGATAAAGGTGTCCCAAATGGTAGTGGTGTTTTCAATAATTCACGTTCTGGGGCGTCAATCCCCACGTTGATATTCTCAGCAATTGGTAGCATGTTGTGGTGAATGTGGCCATGCAAGTTAACCGTTTGGCTAACTTTACCGAGTAACAGCGGATAATGGGTTAAGAAATACTGCCGGTGATTAATCTTAATTAGCGCCCCGACATCGACAAATTGATAGTGCGGGTGTGCCTCTGTTCCCGGATCGTGCTTCTTCAAATATTTAAAGAAGGCACGGTTGTCATGATTGCCCTTCACCAGAATAATCTGACCATTCAATGCGCCGAGCAAAGCATTAACTTGCGCAAAAGCAGTTGGTTTATTCGGGACTAATGCAACGTCTCCTAATAGGTAAACCTGATCCTCCGATTGAACACGCTGATTCCAGTTAGTCACAATCGTCTCATTCATGGTGGCCACATCCGCAAACGGTCGTGGCGCAAAGTCATTCATCCCGAGTAATTCTTCATGATAGAAATGGGTATCCGCTGTAAAATAAATCATTTTATCAACCACCTAGCCAATATGATTTGCTTTTAAAACTTCTTTAAAAGCCTCTTCGACAGGCCCCGGTGTTTTCTCCCATTCTTCCCATTCTGTAAAATCAACAGCGGGCATCGTATAAG from Latilactobacillus sakei subsp. sakei DSM 20017 = JCM 1157 harbors:
- a CDS encoding peptidylprolyl isomerase, which gives rise to MTFPQLDLENFAGPTATFDTNHGEFTVALFPEQAPKTVENFIGLAEKDYYDGIVFHRVINDFMIQGGDPTGTGMGGESLWGQAFGDEFSQELFNLNGALSMANAGPNTNGSQFFIVTNEHINPSMMSQMPGAGYPEEVIAAYEKGGTPWLDHKHTVFGQVLSGMDVVNEINAVETGMQDKPVDPVVINHISIKH
- a CDS encoding NAD(P)/FAD-dependent oxidoreductase; protein product: MLDPNHLFDITVIGGGPVGMFAAYYAGMRKADVQIIESLPELGGQVATLYPEKEIFDVAGFKGITGAQLTANLAEQLAVFEPTTQLETSVKAILPQEDGTYILETSKGTTHTRGVIVAVGNGAFTPRKLAVDYQPEWENNYIHYFAKEMAQFKDQTVAVAGGGDSAIDWALMLEKVAKQVYIIHRRDQFRGLESSVDALMNSSIQIKTPFLIDGLTEVDHQLALSLNKMKSTDQEQLVVDKLLVNYGFISDTRILRDWGLTLDHHQVSVNQQMATNLPNVYAIGDIATYPGKVKLIASGFGEAPVAVTELLTKLYPEKRQPLHSTSIM
- a CDS encoding CvfD/Ygs/GSP13 family RNA-binding post-transcriptional regulator; its protein translation is MVYRIGQKVTGTVTGIQPYGVFVALDESVQGLIHISECGHGFVKALDEQFTVGQQLEVLVLDVDEYTHKISLSLRALHKAQDLLPQRAKKHYWTNRRIQTGFAPIAERLPGWTKAAIEELNQRGK
- a CDS encoding bifunctional metallophosphatase/5'-nucleotidase → METIHILHTNDLHSHFENWPRMRRFLLAHQAAYRQKGETVLTFDIGDAMDRSHPLTEATDGQINTTLLNQIGYDGVTIGNNEGIGNSHAQLEHLYDHANFPVLLANLYEQSTNTLAKFAQPYRIITTDQGTRIAVVGLTAPFFLTYRPNGWDPVTISEEMPQLLAQIEGQYDVLVLLSHLGLTTDQWLAEHYPEIDVICGAHTHHLLKDGLMVNQTLLTAAEKYGHYIGDITLTLDANHRPVDRKARTVLTADLPEEAADEAEIAGYLAQGHAQLAAQVVADLPEALPIATIGESPMMTAGLKAIEAATQTEAAVLNTGLFLGGLEAGLVTKDDLQSQLPHPMHLIKVTLKGYDLWRLVLEMEKNRLFLRKFPIKGMSFRGKIFGDIVYDGITVDMTLRRVFWHGQEIDPEASYTLTTVDHYLFIPFFPTIEIVGETEIMFPDFLRNAVATYLTQKYPV
- a CDS encoding TIGR01906 family membrane protein; protein product: MGSLNGVKKTGNWLVFYLSIVSGSILAAIVIGWLSYDLVSRQLHLAAQMQMSQATLMHEFNRLMRYLVLPGGQSLVLPHFKMSANGLAHFKEVKHLFLLTAVIFLVTIVPALRGWRRDFKSGRQWRYIRPMQVALVMPIVIGLIASVSFDRFFVLFHELLFRNLDWQFDPLLDPIILVLPEQYFMLCFICFFVILEGLFLIILWRAKKSLKIY
- a CDS encoding TIGR01457 family HAD-type hydrolase — encoded protein: MTKTNYAGYLIDLDGTVYRGSEQMPEARDFIERLQAKNIPFMFLTNNTTKSPAAVIKNLADNHDIHATEDQVYTPSLATARYLLNLNGGQANGKTVYVIGEIGLKQALLDAGFRTNEYDPDYVVVGLDYDVTYHKFELATLAIKRGALFIGTNADTNLPNERGLVPGAGSVIALVERATQQSALYIGKPEKIIMEMALEQFGLTKDQVVMVGDNYNTDIKAGLNAEMATLLVYTGVSTPADLAKVTAQPTHIINSLAEWEV
- a CDS encoding VTT domain-containing protein, which encodes MTQLIDFVLHIDAHLVNIVNQFGNWTYVILFAIIFVETGAVILPFLPGDSLLFAAAALAARTDNDLNIWVFAALFLVAAIAGDSLNEQIGKRVGMAATKSRFFGKFINTEKIEEAQVFFNKYGGKTITIGRFMPIIRTFVPFVAGGSQMSFGKFFRYDVIGSVLWVVLCCGAGYFFGNIAVVKEHFSLVVLGIIAVSLIPMVITAVKSQLKSRKAKS
- a CDS encoding YutD family protein, whose product is MADTKTKPKIAKKVTRALEKEMIAAAKQPEVPQHVVVKSETMIDIDKCAYEVVANYRDGFDAEKLNERYNEVLAKYDYIVADWGFEQLRLKGFYKSTNRRANKDQLIDTLQDYLYEYCNFGCAYFVLERQGKPQIRNENRRSNRRRGPQKQRRQKQGFTERKVTPNQKVTKEQPQKAVTENKKSVNKRHFKIRPLESNSPKETGK
- a CDS encoding metallophosphoesterase translates to MIYFTADTHFYHEELLGMNDFAPRPFADVATMNETIVTNWNQRVQSEDQVYLLGDVALVPNKPTAFAQVNALLGALNGQIILVKGNHDNRAFFKYLKKHDPGTEAHPHYQFVDVGALIKINHRQYFLTHYPLLLGKVSQTVNLHGHIHHNMLPIAENINVGIDAPERELLKTPLPFGTPLSVAEIEAILTAKQKALTQLK